A genomic region of Deltaproteobacteria bacterium contains the following coding sequences:
- the thiD gene encoding bifunctional hydroxymethylpyrimidine kinase/phosphomethylpyrimidine kinase, producing the protein MKRILTIAGSDSGGGAGIQADLKTITVLGGYGMSAVTALTAQNTLGVQGVHPVPIDFIQLQMASVLSDYGADAAKTGMLATPEIVMAVAESLKKYRVECLVVDPVMVSKGGDVLLSEAARVAVKEVLLPMARMVTPNLSEASDFCGFPVTDLDSMKAAAGKIHQMGCPFVLVKGGHLEGDAVDLLFDGENFQTFSAPRLHNQNTHGTGCTLSAALATLLAQGLPVPQAVGKAKKFTTRAIALGLDLGSGHGPTNHYAHVLLWKERENVLQELQEALERLRGHPVGGLIPEVRSNLAYGLPGAMDLEEIAAVPGRISQVGKRISVCRDPAFGVSRHMAGVVLAAMRKDPLLRSAMNIRHSEKILSVCQDLGLGVAYFDRREEPEDIKAKEGLTLEWGTLRALKGLDQGADVVYDLGERGKEPMLRVLGRNPGEVVDKVLRIGKACESAS; encoded by the coding sequence ATGAAACGGATTTTGACCATTGCCGGTTCCGATTCCGGGGGCGGTGCGGGCATCCAGGCGGATCTGAAGACCATCACCGTGCTGGGCGGATACGGGATGAGTGCCGTTACGGCCCTCACCGCCCAGAACACCCTGGGCGTTCAGGGGGTGCATCCCGTACCCATTGATTTCATCCAGCTGCAGATGGCATCGGTCCTTTCCGATTACGGCGCCGATGCTGCAAAAACGGGGATGCTGGCGACGCCCGAGATTGTCATGGCCGTGGCCGAATCATTGAAAAAGTACCGGGTGGAGTGCCTGGTGGTGGACCCGGTGATGGTGTCCAAGGGTGGAGATGTGCTTCTGTCTGAAGCGGCACGGGTGGCGGTGAAGGAAGTGCTTCTGCCCATGGCCCGCATGGTAACTCCCAATCTTTCCGAGGCATCCGATTTCTGCGGATTTCCCGTGACGGACCTGGATTCCATGAAAGCGGCGGCCGGAAAGATCCACCAGATGGGATGTCCCTTTGTCCTGGTCAAAGGGGGGCACCTGGAAGGGGATGCCGTGGACCTCCTTTTTGATGGGGAAAATTTTCAGACCTTCAGTGCCCCACGGCTTCACAATCAAAATACTCACGGCACGGGATGCACACTTTCCGCGGCCCTGGCGACATTATTGGCCCAGGGGTTACCAGTTCCCCAGGCGGTGGGGAAGGCCAAGAAATTCACTACCCGCGCCATTGCCCTGGGGCTCGACCTCGGGTCAGGGCATGGTCCCACCAACCATTATGCCCACGTCCTCTTGTGGAAGGAGCGTGAAAATGTGCTACAGGAGCTTCAAGAGGCCCTGGAGCGGTTGCGCGGTCATCCTGTGGGAGGATTGATTCCGGAAGTCCGCTCCAACCTGGCCTATGGATTGCCCGGGGCCATGGACCTGGAGGAGATTGCCGCGGTTCCGGGCCGGATCTCCCAGGTGGGAAAGAGGATTTCGGTCTGCCGCGATCCTGCTTTCGGCGTCTCCCGGCATATGGCCGGGGTGGTGCTGGCCGCCATGAGGAAGGATCCACTCCTCCGGTCCGCCATGAACATCCGTCACTCCGAAAAAATCCTCTCGGTCTGTCAGGACCTGGGGCTTGGTGTGGCTTATTTCGATAGGAGGGAGGAGCCGGAAGACATCAAGGCAAAGGAAGGGTTGACGCTGGAGTGGGGAACCCTTCGGGCCTTGAAGGGGCTTGATCAGGGTGCGGATGTGGTCTATGATCTTGGGGAGAGGGGCAAAGAGCCGATGCTCCGGGTGCTGGGGCGGAACCCCGGAGAGGTTGTGGACAAGGTGCTCAGGATCGGAAAGGCCTGTGAAAGCGCATCGTAA
- a CDS encoding TetR/AcrR family transcriptional regulator — protein sequence MDDYHCFKAKVGAFKDGCCLELFAEHPDVFQIKKERTISKNLERIFSAALKISNKKGFHAMSMRDLSREAHLSIGALYNYFSGKEELLEMMQRHRRTITARILASNIGAEKEPLAKLRTAIRTHLYLSEAMQPWFYFSYMEAKNIGLKERRAAVQGELNTEQMFTDIIVMGRDQGVFVTDNCQLTASLIKAMVQDWYLKRAKYARRQVEVEAYARFLIAFIENSLVNRDPATQDKR from the coding sequence ATTGACGATTACCATTGCTTCAAGGCAAAGGTCGGCGCCTTTAAAGATGGCTGCTGTCTGGAGTTATTTGCCGAGCATCCCGATGTGTTCCAGATCAAGAAGGAGAGGACCATATCCAAAAATCTGGAGCGGATCTTTTCTGCGGCCCTGAAAATCAGCAATAAGAAGGGCTTCCATGCCATGAGCATGCGCGATCTGAGCAGAGAAGCCCATTTGAGCATCGGGGCCTTGTACAACTATTTTTCCGGCAAGGAAGAATTGCTGGAGATGATGCAGCGCCATCGCCGCACCATTACCGCACGTATCCTGGCCTCCAATATTGGGGCAGAAAAGGAGCCCCTGGCAAAGCTGCGTACCGCCATCCGGACCCACCTCTATCTGAGCGAGGCCATGCAGCCCTGGTTCTATTTTTCCTATATGGAGGCCAAGAACATCGGCCTGAAGGAACGTCGCGCTGCGGTCCAGGGTGAACTGAACACAGAGCAGATGTTTACCGACATCATTGTTATGGGCCGTGACCAGGGCGTCTTTGTCACGGACAATTGTCAATTGACGGCCAGTCTGATCAAGGCTATGGTTCAGGACTGGTACCTGAAGCGTGCCAAGTATGCCCGGCGCCAGGTGGAGGTGGAGGCATATGCCCGCTTTCTGATCGCCTTTATAGAGAACAGTCTGGTCAACAGAGACCCCGCAACCCAGGATAAGAGGTGA
- the tpx gene encoding thiol peroxidase — MRERAGAITFKGNPLTLMGNDLKVGDGAPDCTLMGNDLSAVKLSSYRGRVCILAAVPSLDTPVCDMETRRFNQEAGGLGDVAILTISMDLPFAQARWCGAAGVDKVVTLSDHKDAAFGEAYGVLIKELRLLARAIFVVDREGVIRYIQLVKEMTEEPDYESVLAAVKKATAS, encoded by the coding sequence ATGAGAGAAAGGGCAGGAGCCATAACGTTTAAGGGGAATCCCCTGACCCTGATGGGGAACGATCTGAAGGTGGGTGATGGGGCGCCTGACTGTACGCTGATGGGAAACGATCTATCGGCCGTAAAACTGTCGTCCTACCGGGGGAGGGTGTGCATCCTCGCCGCGGTCCCTTCCCTGGATACGCCGGTGTGCGATATGGAGACCCGGCGGTTCAACCAGGAGGCCGGGGGTCTGGGCGATGTGGCCATCCTGACCATCAGCATGGATCTCCCGTTTGCCCAGGCCAGGTGGTGCGGGGCCGCGGGGGTGGATAAGGTCGTCACCTTGTCCGATCACAAAGACGCGGCCTTCGGAGAGGCCTATGGGGTCTTGATCAAAGAACTGCGGTTGCTGGCCAGGGCCATCTTCGTGGTGGACAGGGAAGGGGTCATCCGGTATATCCAGCTGGTCAAGGAGATGACCGAGGAGCCGGATTATGAATCCGTGCTGGCCGCGGTCAAGAAGGCGACTGCCTCTTGA
- a CDS encoding phosphotransferase family protein, which produces MDLIDHPTDVRKGEDLSPDRIEAYLKEVMPDLKGPVEVRQYPSGASNLTYLLSFDNRRLVLRRPPFGTKAATAHDMGREHKVLAALSRHWDYAPRPLIYCEDDAVIGSPFYIMDHLRGIILRKEIPDGLFTSAAQVRRLFEKFLNILHELHSLDYAAIGLQDLGRPDGYVRRQVLGWNKRYRAARTPDVPDCESVMAWLEEKIPPETDRPGIIHNDYRLDNIVLDPADPFRIIGVLDWEMCTIGDPLMDLGCTLGYWVQKDDPEERHLIRTMPTHMDGAMTRREFVDLYGRISGILMDRFDFYYCFGLFRLAVIIQQIYYRFYHGQTQDQRAKGYARGVPVLERAAKAVIARSDL; this is translated from the coding sequence ATGGATCTTATCGATCATCCCACAGATGTCCGCAAGGGCGAGGATCTCAGCCCGGACAGGATTGAAGCATATCTGAAGGAGGTCATGCCGGACCTCAAGGGCCCGGTGGAGGTGCGACAGTATCCCAGCGGGGCCTCCAATCTAACCTACCTCCTTTCTTTTGACAATCGTCGGCTGGTCCTGCGCCGTCCCCCCTTCGGCACCAAGGCCGCCACGGCACACGATATGGGGCGTGAGCACAAGGTCCTTGCGGCTCTCAGCCGGCATTGGGATTATGCCCCCCGCCCCCTGATTTATTGCGAGGACGATGCCGTCATCGGCTCTCCTTTTTATATCATGGATCACCTGCGGGGCATCATTCTGCGCAAAGAGATCCCCGATGGTCTTTTCACGTCTGCGGCCCAGGTACGCCGTTTGTTCGAAAAATTTCTCAATATCCTGCACGAACTCCATTCTCTGGATTATGCGGCCATCGGTCTGCAGGATCTGGGCAGACCGGACGGATATGTGCGGCGGCAGGTGCTGGGATGGAATAAGCGCTATCGGGCGGCCCGCACCCCGGATGTGCCGGACTGTGAGTCCGTTATGGCCTGGCTGGAGGAAAAGATCCCACCTGAAACAGATCGACCGGGGATCATTCACAACGATTACAGGCTTGACAACATTGTCCTTGACCCGGCCGATCCCTTCAGGATCATCGGGGTCCTCGACTGGGAGATGTGCACCATCGGCGATCCCCTCATGGACCTGGGATGCACCCTCGGTTACTGGGTCCAGAAGGACGATCCCGAGGAGCGCCATCTGATTCGCACCATGCCCACCCACATGGACGGGGCCATGACCCGCAGGGAATTCGTGGACCTTTACGGCCGGATTTCCGGCATTCTTATGGACCGGTTTGACTTCTACTACTGCTTCGGCCTGTTTCGGCTGGCCGTGATCATTCAGCAGATCTACTACCGGTTTTATCATGGCCAGACCCAGGACCAGCGGGCCAAGGGCTACGCCAGGGGCGTTCCTGTGCTGGAACGGGCGGCCAAAGCGGTGATCGCCCGGTCGGACCTCTAG